A DNA window from Melospiza georgiana isolate bMelGeo1 chromosome 22, bMelGeo1.pri, whole genome shotgun sequence contains the following coding sequences:
- the TMEM240 gene encoding transmembrane protein 240 isoform X3, which produces MDMNALLDRFHNYILPHLRGEDRVCHCNCGRHHVHYVIPYDGDQSVVDSSENYFVTDNVTKQEIDLMLGLLLGFCISWFLVWMDGVLHYAVRAWRASRRYDTPWWWLPRLCKLKELRKRHPRQYEEPTGNMVHIKQKLYHNGHPSPRHL; this is translated from the exons ATGGACATGAACGCCTTGCTGGACAGATTCCACAATTACATCCTACCGCACCTCCGAGGGGAGGACCGAGTTTGTCACTGCAACTGTGGAAG GCACCACGTGCACTACGTGATCCCGTACGACGGGGACCAGTCGGTGGTGGACTCGTCGGAGAATTACTTTGTGACCGACAATGTGACCAAGCAGGAGATCGACCTcatgctggggctgctgctgggcttctGCATCAGCTGGTTCCTGGTGTGGATGGACGGCGTCCTGCACTACGCCGTGCGCGCCTGGCGCGCCAGCCGCCGATACG ACACGCCCTGGTGGtggctgcccaggctgtgtAAGCTGAAGGAGCTGCGCAAGCGCCACCCGCGGCAGTACGAGGAGCCCACGGGGAACATGGTGCACATCAAACAGAAGCTCTACCACAACGGGCACCCCAGCCCGCGGCACCTGTGA
- the TMEM240 gene encoding transmembrane protein 240 isoform X1: MAASVPGNRTGVDVLPQRPALTPCLACGLLQAIACLMDMNALLDRFHNYILPHLRGEDRVCHCNCGRHHVHYVIPYDGDQSVVDSSENYFVTDNVTKQEIDLMLGLLLGFCISWFLVWMDGVLHYAVRAWRASRRYDTPWWWLPRLCKLKELRKRHPRQYEEPTGNMVHIKQKLYHNGHPSPRHL; this comes from the exons ATGGCTGCTTCGGTGCCCGGCAATCGAACTGGAGTGGATGTTTTACCCCAGCGCCCAGCGCTGACCCCGTGCCTCGCTTGTGGGCTCTTACAGGCAATAGCTTGCTTGATGGACATGAACGCCTTGCTGGACAGATTCCACAATTACATCCTACCGCACCTCCGAGGGGAGGACCGAGTTTGTCACTGCAACTGTGGAAG GCACCACGTGCACTACGTGATCCCGTACGACGGGGACCAGTCGGTGGTGGACTCGTCGGAGAATTACTTTGTGACCGACAATGTGACCAAGCAGGAGATCGACCTcatgctggggctgctgctgggcttctGCATCAGCTGGTTCCTGGTGTGGATGGACGGCGTCCTGCACTACGCCGTGCGCGCCTGGCGCGCCAGCCGCCGATACG ACACGCCCTGGTGGtggctgcccaggctgtgtAAGCTGAAGGAGCTGCGCAAGCGCCACCCGCGGCAGTACGAGGAGCCCACGGGGAACATGGTGCACATCAAACAGAAGCTCTACCACAACGGGCACCCCAGCCCGCGGCACCTGTGA
- the TMEM240 gene encoding transmembrane protein 240 isoform X2 — protein MSMNANTMIFMILGASIVMAIACLMDMNALLDRFHNYILPHLRGEDRVCHCNCGRHHVHYVIPYDGDQSVVDSSENYFVTDNVTKQEIDLMLGLLLGFCISWFLVWMDGVLHYAVRAWRASRRYDTPWWWLPRLCKLKELRKRHPRQYEEPTGNMVHIKQKLYHNGHPSPRHL, from the exons ATGTCCATGAATGCAAACACCATGATTTTCATGATCCTGGGCGCCTCTATCGTTATG GCAATAGCTTGCTTGATGGACATGAACGCCTTGCTGGACAGATTCCACAATTACATCCTACCGCACCTCCGAGGGGAGGACCGAGTTTGTCACTGCAACTGTGGAAG GCACCACGTGCACTACGTGATCCCGTACGACGGGGACCAGTCGGTGGTGGACTCGTCGGAGAATTACTTTGTGACCGACAATGTGACCAAGCAGGAGATCGACCTcatgctggggctgctgctgggcttctGCATCAGCTGGTTCCTGGTGTGGATGGACGGCGTCCTGCACTACGCCGTGCGCGCCTGGCGCGCCAGCCGCCGATACG ACACGCCCTGGTGGtggctgcccaggctgtgtAAGCTGAAGGAGCTGCGCAAGCGCCACCCGCGGCAGTACGAGGAGCCCACGGGGAACATGGTGCACATCAAACAGAAGCTCTACCACAACGGGCACCCCAGCCCGCGGCACCTGTGA